A stretch of DNA from Caretta caretta isolate rCarCar2 chromosome 24, rCarCar1.hap1, whole genome shotgun sequence:
CAGCTAAGTTCTCCCCCCGAGCATGctccagcctcccccaccccagctcctacATGCTCCAGCCTAGGGATGCCAGAGCTGACCGGGACTTTCACTGCTTGTTTCTCCGGGTACTGGGGGCTCATCTGGCATCAGAACTTAGAGCAGGGGCACCCAAGAGGAGGAGGGATTGGAATTTGGAGGGGTGAGGATGGGGGCTGAGCAGGGCAGAAGATGGAGAGATGATAAGAACAAAAAGCGGGAAAGGGGCAGGATCCaggacagggagggagaggaatggggggcaggggcagccatggctggggaggggaaggcttgGGCATTGGTAGGGATTGAACTCAGGGCTGCCAGTACCAAACAAACACAGAGACCTCTaaaggaaccccccccccccttcttacAATGGTCAGGAGCTGTTCTAACAGCAATGTGTGTTACACCCGCCAGAGTGAGCCATGGTCTCATATACACAGGCTCTGCATTGTCCATGTCACTATGCAACAGGCAATCACAGCTGGACTCACCTCCCAGTGGGCGGAGCCTGTGGTCACCGTGAAGGCTGATGGGTAGGTGAGAATCTCCGCCCCCTCCTGGGTTAGTGCCAGAGAGATTTCTGGGAAACGCAGGTCATAGCAGATGGCGAGGCCGatctggggggaggaagaggggttcTTTGAGCCGGCGAATGACACAGAGATCGCCATGGGTGCTGCCAGTGATGGGCCTCAACCAAGCAAGGGCCGcatctgccctgggccccagaacTCACCCCCAGGGCAGTTCCAGTCTTGTCTGCACAACAGCTGccaccaaagtgtgtgtgtgtgtgtgtgtggggggggggcagggatccaAGGACCTGATTGTGCCTGCTGCTCCCCAGACCCCATCCTCCTCCACCCCTAGGATCACTGGTTTGGCCCTCTTGGGAGAGGGATTCGGGGCAGCTCCATGATGTGCATCAGCTCAGTGTGTAACAGCATTCGCACATTCAGCTTGGGCCACCTCATTGCAAGGAAGGCCTGGCACAAGAAGGGCAGGGAGCCATGGGAAGAAAAAGCCAAGTGACTAGGGCTATTTCACTGGAGAGAAGGCCAACTGGGCTCCCATTTACCCTGTGCCCAAACACCCAGGGGCGCTAGATGCATTGTACAGGCCACCCATGGAAAGCTGCAAGAATCTACCTTCTAGATGACCCACAGAACTCACTACTGCAGGATTTCACTGCAGCAGACATTGGCAGGGATCagtcagggggctggagccaggatgGCACCTGCACTGATATTAGCAGGAATCAGAATGACGTGGACCACCGGTCCACATGCTCCAGGGGTTACCGGGGGCCAGGCATAAAGCCACACTGCACACCAGGGTGCATCATGGTCActgttgggggaggggttgggtctGTCATGCGTTAGTGAAATAAGGGAACTGGTCCTGACACACCACTGTATCTGGAAGCGGTTACCGGTACCAAATATGGTGATGACAGCCAAATATTCAGCCCTGTGAGATGCCTCCCCTCCCGCTCCGGCAGGGAAACACAGAAGCCAGCACAGATTCCTGGGGCTCCTGGttgggcccagggctcccccagcCTCAGTTTGCAATAGtacttctccccccgccccgtgctTTGAACTCTCATTTGTCATGGAACAATCCGACCTGGGGCAGGCAGTGGTCAGGGGCCCCGAGCAATGACCCAGCCAGACCTCAACTCCCAACGGAAACATTTCTGAATTCTCAAAAATACTCGCCAGACGGGAAACCCGTCTCCAGCCCAGCCCTAGCCAGAGTTGCCTACGTGCCCGGGAGATGCCGACTCTGCGGGGTCTGTCTCGGCAGCCATGGGAACTGCTGCCATAAGGCTCAGGCTCCGTGGGTGCAGGAGCACtgcaagggcccagctctgccctcagctACTCTAGGGTAAGTCCAGAGTCACCCCCACTGTTGGTGCCGTCGCTCTGGAGCGACAGCGCAAGGCTTGGCCTGAGAATCTCGGATCTTGGAGCACCCTGCCCTGTCCAGACCCTCTTCCCCGCCACACCGGGCTCCTACCTTCCCAGCAGGGGTGCTGACAGGCAACACAATCTCAGGCCCGGGGTTGGTGAAGTTGCTCTCCTTCATAGACACTCGCCCTTCCAGGTCTACATCGCAGAGGTGCGTCTTCCTGTATGTGGCCACGACGTGCCCTGGGGAcgagtggggagaggagactgcAGGCAGCATGGGCATCCCGCTGCCTCTGGGGAATCACTAGGAGAAGGGGGTTAGGGGAAAGGGCCAACACTCCATGGACACTCAAAGGGCCTACACTCCAAGCACTTTGCAACCCCACCTCTCCACAGCCTCTAGGAGGTGGGTCGGCAGCATTGTCCCCAttggaggcagggggaagggacGACCACAGCAAAGAACAGAgttggggacagaacccagaagtcctgactcccagccccaccactgctctaacccattGGACCCCACTcctcctgcagagctggggatagaacccaggagtcctgactcccacacTGCCTCCTCCTTGCCAGCTTGAATGAATTGGGGGTCTGGTTCATGCCCTGGCCCGAACTGCCAGAATGGGTGTGATACTGtctaaaggggaaggtggaagtCTACACTAATGtggtcaccacttttacaaaagCGAGATAAACCTTGTTGAAAATATGtattgtgaggtatcattggaaaagttgtaAGCTGCTGAGTATTATTATCCTGTtataatgtatgtattaacactgtaTGGGGAGTTACGAAATTCTGACATATATTTGTAACTCAAACATGTTATATGTCTGAGAAATGCCTACAGGCTGGCTCTTCAGGTATAACAAAAGAACTGTAAATAGGGGCCTCTGCATGTTGCCCCGAAGACCCTCAGACTGTATGTGCACAGGAGGTGCCAGCAAAATTTGTAGTTCACATCCAGGACTGATGGCAAAGCACGTACACCATGGAACTGCCTGACCCATGACACAGCCAGGATTTTTCCCGTTAAGATATAAAGAGGGAGACCAAAGGCCCCTCACCACCTCTTTCCTACCTCATCTCAGGACTGGTGAATTCTAAATAAATGGACTGAGGTTCCCAAAACTATTTGGCCCAACACAGGGAGACTTATAGACAACTAGCAGATTTAACATCCTGCTATCATTTTGGACAACATAGTTTGATCCAACTTTTATTTGCTTTGGCCTTTTAGtaactctcattcctttttcttagttcataaatctttagttagtttactaaaggattggctacagCGTAGTCTTTGGTTTAAGGTCCTGAGCATCCACTGATCTGTTTTAATAACCTTTGTTCACAGAAGTCTAGTCTGCCTGGGTGATGATATAGACTGGAATGTCTATGGGGACTGTCTGCGGCTCCGGGTTAAGCTAGTATGGCGATCCAGGAACACACAATTGTTGCAGCTCTGATTAAATCTAATTCTAGACTATACCCCGAGTGTGGGAGTGCCCGCCTAGTTtttgacagtctgacctgagaaTGGCcctctcagctgtgacccatACCAGGCACGGTGACAACGGGCACAGAGCGGTGACCCCTTCACATCCATCAGTTACCCCACAATGGCAGGGGCTTGGAGCCAGGTCAGTGGGCAcaaggggcagtgcctggagatTTCCCTGCAGGGAGTGGCTGGCGGTACCCGATGCTCTCACCTGTGGGGTCCAGGAGCAGGTGACAGTTATAAATCCTCCGGGTGCTGGCCCAGTCCTCACCTCTCTCATGGAAGCCACCCAGAGACAGCCACACTTGGCACTCCCTGTCAGGCAGAGATGCACCCACATTACACAGGGAGCGCGGAGACCCTCGCTGCCCCTGCGTGCCTGAGGAATGGCTCTGGAGCCTGACAGCCTCAATCCCCAGAGCGGCTGCAGCCCAAGGCAAGCTTCCCTCCCGCACTTCCCTGCTTGTGTGCGTGTTCCCGCCCTGCCAAGGCCCAGTCAGAGGATAGCGCTGGTTCCATGGCTCACTCAGCACTTGGCCCTTCTGCTGGCTAGTGCCAGCCACATCTGTCCAATAGGAACAGGGACCCGATGGGGACAATGCCCCAACCGGCAGCCCAGAGCGGACGGGCTCCACTGCTTGTCCCAACGAGAGCGGCTGTTGTACACACTGCCATTTAGAGAGACGCTGTCAAGGCTGGGAGGCCTGTAGTGAACCCTAACCAGCTCTGCTTTGCTGCCTCTCCTCATCCCTTGCCCACCCAGCCTGGGAAGGGACCACAAGCCCCATCGGCTCCACTGGGGCTCTTCTAAACAGGGTTCTGGTCACGTCCGACCTCTCCCCCTTGAGGGCCTGACCCTTCAGAAATGTGGCACCACCTAGGGTAGCTCATTCCTGCCCCCTCTCATCACCCGGCTCCCACGCCGAGTCCCTTGCTTCTAGAGGGATAATGACAGAGCGAAGGGAGTTCAGGAACAATCGGGGGTGACAATGGGGAAAGATTCAAAGCAACACGGGCAGGGGAGCAAGCTCCAGACAGACAAGGGACAGACAGGGCGGGACGTGGGGGCGGAATAGTGGGAAGAGGGCGAAACGAAACACGGGATCACAGTTTGGCTGGAAAGCAGAGCACTGCCGGGGGCCAGCTccccagggatggggcaggagccccATCACGCAGGCCATTTGAACAAAGGCGGGCTGCGCgagtgggcccaatcctgccctgGCCCGGAAAGGGATTTCCCAGCCGCCGCCTTCTGTTGAGCAGAGCTGTACCTGGCCAGGCCAGCGTAGCGCTGAATCTGGGCCCCCTCCAGGCTCTCAGCCAGGCTCAGGGTCTCTTGCGTGTCGCTGCCGATGAAGTCGAAGGCCTCGGGAAGGAAGACGACGCAGGCACCTCGCTGTGCTGCCTCCCGGATGAGCCGCGAGCAACTGGCGAAGTTCTGCTCCTTGTCAGGCGTGGAGGTGAGCTGGCACACAGCGATGAGGGGCTTCAGCGCAGTGGCAGCCATTATGCCAGGCTGCCAAGGGGCACAGGACAGCAGGGAAGAGCTGGGGGCCAGGAACAAGAGGAGAGTGGAACAGACTGATATGGGGAGGGGCAGACGGCTGCAGTTTCTGGGctctcagcccagctccagcccagcccaggtccCAGTGGGGAGGCCATGTTGCTGGACGGGAGCGTAAAGCGTCCTCCCAAAGAAGGCCTTGGACAGGAAGCCTATGCAAAGGCCTCAGAGAATCCGGCATCAGCTTCCTCCAACCCTCCCCAGGAGCCCAACTCCCCACAACCCTGCCCATTGTACCTGCGGCTGGCTGTGCGGGATGGGATCCTTTGCAGCTGTCTCCCAGGAACCCGGCGAAAGGCACAGTGCAGCGGGCATAGGGCAGTCTGGATCACTGCTCTCAGCCTGGGGGGATGCGCAGAGAAAGGGGGGTTAATGATTCAGTTCAACCCCTGCAGCGAGAGGCCCAGACCAACCCCCCTCCTCAGAGGCCTGATGCTGGCAGCCCGGGGTGATGGGTGgaggtgagagcaggggggctttAAAACAAGATCAGTGTCTCCCTTTTCAACAGAATATAATCATAATGGGAAATGGGAATAGACCAGTGCTCACAAACAACCCGATCACCACACACCAGCTGGCCAGCCCAGGACTTGTGAACAAACCTACCATAACAAACCAGCCCGGTTTTCAAGAACAACCCTGCCACAACACAAACCTGCCCGGCCGGCCCAGCGCTCGTCAACAACCCTGCCACAACACAAACCGGCCCAGCGCTCGTCAACAACCCTGCCACAACACAAACCGGCCCAGCGCTCGTCAACAACCCTGCCACAACACACCAGCCCGGCCAGCCCACCGCTCGTCAACAGCCCTAGCACAACACACCAGCCTGGTGCTCGGTAGCACAGCTTAGCACACTCCTTGAAAAGCTTTCCAAAATACCTGTGCCAACAAACACCAATATTTCTTCATCCAGATTCATGTCCCTTTTGCAGTCACTTTCCCCGAACATCTGACCCAAGAGGCTTCCTGGACTGACCATCCTAGAAACGTGGCCCCAAGAAGGGGGCTCAGGCAGCCAGAGACAAGAAACCAGTCTCTTGCTCTCAGTGGCTTATCTCAGCAACAGCAGGAAGGTCAAGTCTGGCCTCCCCGGGGTTGCTTGGAGGAGCTATGGGAGGGCTCAGCGATATTTGCTCAGTGCTCTTTGAGCTTGTCTCCTCCAACACAAACACAGAGCAACGTGCGTGTGAAAATACCCCCCACAACCGGCCCCACCCACAAGAACAAACCCCACCAAAGCAAAACCATCCCCTGAACACACTTATTCTCCTAGGGAGAGGGAGCGAGAACCACACATGCCAGATGCCAGGCAGTTGCTTAATGCATGACCGGAGGGCTCCTACGCCAGAGACGAGCTTGGGGGCGTGAGACTCCACGGGGAGCAGAAAGTCCTCGATCAAAGGGCAGGGCTGCCGCCCTCACCAGTCCTCGATCAAAGGGCAGGGCTGCCGCCCTCACCAGTCCTCGATCAAAGGGCAGGGCTGCCGTCTCAGGCACGAAGGCTTCCGTCAGCCAAGACGTGCCTTTGCTGTTGAAGTCCACACAAGTCAGAGCTTTGAGCACTTTGACTCCCTTCCCCTTTCAACTCGGACTTGCTAGGCTCTGGGGATTTACACTAGCTCGGCAGTTCGCCCAGGGGCCGCCAAGCCGAAGCCGAGGCcgaggccggggccggggccgggtttttaagggggaaacccaggcccaggAACCGAACTCTCAGGCTCTGGGCGGACAGAAACTCAAGGGCGCGATCAGATGCGCCCCGGCCCGCCAAGGGGGGGGGGCcgccaaggggggggggggccctaTCGCCTGGTAGCCCGCTTCCCAGGGCGGCGCCCCCACTGGCCAGTCCCCAGCCCCGCGGGGCGAGCCAGAGCCGGTaacgccccgccccgcccccgccgcgAGCAGGGCCCGTTACATGGAGCAGGCCGCGGGGGACGGGGCGACTCGGCTCCTCCGGCCCGGGGCGGGCGaggcagctcctggctcccagggaCCGGCCCCGCCGGACGCCTGCGGGGGGTGGAGAGCGGAGCAAGGGCCCGCGAAGCCGGAAGGCGACGGCGGCCCAGGAGCGTCGCTAAGGGACGTGCCCCAAACAAATATGGCGCCCGAAGGGCCCTTTTTCCCGGCCGGTGGAGGTCGTGACCCCGGAAGTGGGGGGGAACGGACCATGCGCAGAACTGGCGGGAAGATGgcggacagtgggaagagcaagACCGCGCCGACAGCTCCATCCACCGGCAAAGGCCTGACGGCGGAGCAGGTACCGGGCGGGCCCATCGCACCcgaagggggggaggggacgtgtgtgtgtgtgggtgtgtgtcggGCGGGCCTATTGCACCTGATTgggggggggcgtgtgtgtgtgtgtgtgtgcgtgtcggGCGGGCCCATCGCACCCGATGGgggggacgtgtgtgtgtgtgtatgtgtgccgGGCGAGCCCATCGCACCTGATGGAGGggggaacgtgtgtgtgtgtgtgtcgggcgAGCCCATCGCACCCGATGGGgggggacgtgtgtgtgtgtgtgtgtggcgggcgAGCCCATCGCACCCGATGGGGGGGACGTGTGTATGTGTGCCGGGCGAGCCCATCGCACCCGAAGGgggggacgtgtgtgtgtgtgtatgtgtgccgGGCGAGCCCATCGCACCCGATGGGgggggacgtgtgtgtgtgtgtgtgtgccgggcGAGCCCATCGCACCCGATGGGgggggacgtgtgtgtgtgtgtgtgtgtgtcgggcgAGCCCATCGCACCCGATGGGGGGGACGTGTGTATGTGTGCCGGGCGAGCCCATCGCACCCGAAGGGGGGGTATATTGAGTGAGGTCCTGTCCCCCACGCCtgaccttcctctctccctgcaggtgGTGGCCGGGTTCAACCGGCTGCGGCAGGAGCAGCGGGGCCTGGCCTCGAAGGCggcggagctggagctggagctgaacGAGCACAGGTGGGGGCAGGAtcgggccccccctcccccacgctgaGCTGCCCTCTGAccagccagcctggagccctgtgCTCCGAGCCCCTCAGGGCCCTGGAGGCTCCCCGCTACTGCAGCACGTGGCCCTTCTCCCAAGCACCCCACAGTTGAGCACAGGGGCCGAGCCAGACGTTGCGTGGCCCTGATCTTGGTGGCTCTGCATctgggccccacccctgctcctgcaGAGAACCCCAATCTCTGAGGCCCAGGCCCAGGGTCGCATAGGGACTCTGGTGGAGTTGGGCATTGAACtctggtctcccaagtcccagctgGCACCCTGAGTGGGCCGCTGTCCTTTTCAGCTCCCCGTGGGGAcctgcctgctgctgccgccTCTTGCCCGCCAGCTCTCCCTGCAGGGGATCCTTAATTGGATTCCAGTGTGTGCTCCCTGGACTGTTCAGTGGGGCCAGACGGGGGAGCgaggggggcagagctggagttTGGGTTGTTGGGAGCTGTAGGCTGGTGAGCTAGGGAGCCTGGAGAACTGCACAGCAGCCAAAGAGTTGAGTCGTccttcttcctccccatcccatcgTGACTCTGAACACAGGGCCCTGGGTATAGGGTAGGCTGGGCCTGAGACTATCCCACGtagccaggccctgtggatctgcAGCCCTGGCTGTACGCTCTCTGTGGTGTCTGGAGGGACCTCAGCAGCATCTGCCTTTCCTACAGCCTGGTCATCGACACGTTGCGAGAGGTGGACCCCACCCGCAAGTGTTACCGCATGGTGGGCGGGGTGCTGGTGGAGCGCACCGTCAAGGAGGTCCTCCCTGCCTTGGAGAGCAACAAAGAGCAGGTAATGCAGGTGCCGGACACCGGCAGGATCTGGGGAGGGCACTGTGCccactgtggaatgctgctgtgcTCTGAGCCCCACTGGTATAGGGTGGTCACGGGTGCTGGCTGCACCCTGTTTCTCTTGGTGATGGAATGTCTTCTCCATCTTGCTGGAGGGGCCATGACGTGATTAGTGCAGGGTGGATGGGGCGTCGTGTCTGGGAGTGGGGAGGTGCTGGAcccctctccatggggctctgtgtgggagCTGGAAAGGATCAGTGTCTCCTGGATTTCACGGGGAGCTGAGCACCTGTGGAACTCCCAGTCCTGGGTCCCAGAGAAACCCTGCCAAGCCATCCCTTGTCCCAAAGGAGCAGTTAACCCCTTCACATCCAGGGGGTAGCACAGAGTGTGAGTGGGGACACTGAGTCACGtctgtttttcattaaaatattacagTTCCCACGTTTTCCCAGGACGGGCTGTCGCAGCGAGTCAGTAAtcgagccaggaatagaacccaggcatccgggctcCTGTGCTTGGGCTCTTCTCAGTCCCTAATTTGAATCTTTAGTCTCTGGCAGGGCTGTGCTGATTGCTTCCCTTTCCCCTtcagggagctgggagggggcacTGCTGGCATCACAGTGAACACAGCTGCTGTCCCCTCGTTAACTGACCAAACCGCTGCAATATGCTCCCAAGCTGTGTCCCACTCCTGGCCAGTGTGGCCCTGATCTCCTCCCTTGGGTGGTGGTGCAGGGGTTTCTGGCCATACACATTGGCCTGGGGCTAAGTGACCCTGCCATCATACATGGAGAGGAGAGGATGGCACTGTTCAGCCTGGGATTGCAATAgaccagagatgggcaaactatggcccgtgggccagagCCGTTTTAAGCCAGCCCGAGAGCTTTCACTGTGGAGCagagtctggggcttgccccactccggggCACTGGGTCGGGGGCCACACCACACAGCTCGGccctgctctggcgctccagccgtagggctgggtg
This window harbors:
- the NIT1 gene encoding deaminated glutathione amidase isoform X1; the protein is MVRSPPLPGSRPPPAGKKGPSGAIFVWGTSLSDAPGPPSPSGFAGPCSALHPPQASGGAGPWEPGAASPAPGRRSRVAPSPAACSMLRAVIQTALCPLHCAFRRVPGRQLQRIPSRTASRSSSLLSCAPWQPGIMAATALKPLIAVCQLTSTPDKEQNFASCSRLIREAAQRGACVVFLPEAFDFIGSDTQETLSLAESLEGAQIQRYAGLARECQVWLSLGGFHERGEDWASTRRIYNCHLLLDPTGHVVATYRKTHLCDVDLEGRVSMKESNFTNPGPEIVLPVSTPAGKIGLAICYDLRFPEISLALTQEGAEILTYPSAFTVTTGSAHWEALLRARAIETQCYVVAAAQTGKNHERRTSYGHTMVVDPWGCVIAQCQEGPGLCYAEIDLGYLRRIRQEMPVCTHRRADLYGRVTVLKKPPPP
- the NIT1 gene encoding deaminated glutathione amidase isoform X2 — translated: MAATALKPLIAVCQLTSTPDKEQNFASCSRLIREAAQRGACVVFLPEAFDFIGSDTQETLSLAESLEGAQIQRYAGLARECQVWLSLGGFHERGEDWASTRRIYNCHLLLDPTGHVVATYRKTHLCDVDLEGRVSMKESNFTNPGPEIVLPVSTPAGKIGLAICYDLRFPEISLALTQEGAEILTYPSAFTVTTGSAHWEALLRARAIETQCYVVAAAQTGKNHERRTSYGHTMVVDPWGCVIAQCQEGPGLCYAEIDLGYLRRIRQEMPVCTHRRADLYGRVTVLKKPPPP
- the PFDN2 gene encoding prefoldin subunit 2; this translates as MRRTGGKMADSGKSKTAPTAPSTGKGLTAEQVVAGFNRLRQEQRGLASKAAELELELNEHRDLSSICLSYSLVIDTLREVDPTRKCYRMVGGVLVERTVKEVLPALESNKEQINKIIETLTQQLQAKGQELNEFREKHNIRVMGEDDQKPPPKESSDGAGAKTSSAGVLVS